TGAATAGTAAACGCCAATGAATCGTATTTTAAGCTTTCTTATTGAATCAGCCGCTACTTAGGGAATTCTCAGTAGATATAGTAGTGACTTTCACTCTATAATATGcgatgaaatatttatatcgtggagtgaaaaaaaaatccattaatgtATATCAATAGCATAAACCTAGTGCAAAGCTCCTCAACCTTGTACCATAACCGTTGTTCGGTTGAATAGATCCAGAGTGAGCGTACTGAGGAAAGCCGGCAGCGAACCATGGGTTCCAAGGCAATTCGCCACCATGTCCGAGATCGATTCGCTATAGGCCGATTCCAGCATGTTGAGTACCGTTCCGGACTCGTTCAAACAGAAATTGAGGTACTCTTCCTCGCTCTCGGCGTACATGCTCGAGATCCGATAGTTTGTGTTTCCAACCCGATCGACCCGATAACCAAATAGCATATAGCAGACCTCACGGAACTCATTGCTTGCCGATTTGTATATCTCTTTGATGTGCTGATTTTTAGCCTCCAGCGATTGGACTTGTGCTTTTAAATTGTTGAACTCCATAACGTTCATCGTCATGTTGCTGTCGTTAAGTCTCATTGTCAGCTCTTCGTTGCCTTCTTCGAGCCGTCGGTTCCGTATCTTCAGCCGTTCAATTTCAGCTTGGAGCTTCTCGATCTCGTTGCGGTGAGCTTCATAAGCCTCATTAGCTGGACTATCCGTGAACTGAACCACTTTGAAACGGTCGCGATTGATCTCAGCACGAAGGGTGACATTTTCCAGCTCCAGTTCCAGATCTTCCTTTCGCTTCTTCAATCGCTCGTTCTCCATCCGGAGGGAGTCGATTTCACGACGCAGCTTTTCATACTGCTCACTTGTTAGAGCTGAATCCATGCCTGAAAAAGTTACCATGCTGTTAGTACACAGATTGACTATCAGAGAATTCAAGTAATTGCATACACTTACTCATATCGGGCATCGATTTGACTGATTGTAGTTCTCCTTCAAGTTTGGCGTTCAATTCTTTGTACCCATTCAACTGTTTTTCCAACATTTCAATTCTTGTGCGCATTTGGGCCTCCTGATTGCTCACATTAGTTGGATTTACTGTaagtttaaagataaaattgtGTATTATAATTAGTTCTTCCTACAGAAAAATATACATCATAATATTAAAGTTCTCGAATAGCTTTCTTCACAACTTATATGCTCGCCAAGAAAATTCGCAACAAGCACCTTAAGCATAAGAACCTTAAACATTTTGTAACATCGGCTTCATAATAAATTCTTGGAACATTCATCAAATGGGAGTAGGTAATAAATTTTGGCCTTGCTTTTTGGAATGACAATTGTTCTCTTCATTTAAACTACAGGccaacctccatgagtcgatgttctatgtatatcgactcatggaagcaaattattggTCCCTCCAactccaaagagctttccaagaattttctattccacatctcaatatttccatggtcccttcaatatcgactcatggaggtttgactgtattttgGTCAACTAATATGCCCAGCGAAAAGAAAGGATTTCAATCTATCTGAAATTAACGTCATTGGAACAAGCTCGTTTGTGACTTTAGATTGTAGCAGGGTGGGGTATGCTTAAATTTATCATTCAACATTGCACTGGAGGGGGTcttagtgcctttctcgtcgTCCGTGATACAGTCCGCTCTCTACATCTTGGTGTTCTAAAATCTCGGTATCTCTCACTATGTAAAGTAGGatccatcttgccccatttgcaAGTTCATTTTAGAATGTCTAGTTATCACTAATTatcgatcaaatttatttatttcaacgcagTTAGTACAGCATCATTACTTATGATACTTTCTCTATATAAAAGttctgttttgcctttcgcgtgcGTTACTGCCCCTCTTCGCATGTccgtcccatgtcgatttttgatgattttgctTTTCTTGCGGGAATTAGCTATAAATTGGTTGAAAAAACGGATGAAAAAAAGTAGACTTCCTGGCATGACGGAAATCAAACCCCGTTTGTTTCGTCCCATGTCGAAAATACTCGCATAACAGTCTCGTGATTTTCGTTACATCGTTGGAAGACatcaaatgtttatttttttttctaaaattaggGGAACAAGGGGCAATAGGGACACCCTTAGGTTTTAATCAATATTAggtgatttaaattgaatataattcGGATTTCTAGCAATCACATGATACTATTACTCGTTGACTACCAGTTCTGTTTTGAATCGTATTGAAAATAAGGCAATTTCAACCAAATAGGACGATTTTGTAATAGTTAATTTTTCACTACTCTCGGGAAGGTAGCGGGGCAGATTGGACACCCCCTTGGGGCAGTATGGACACCCttataaaatatgaagaaaattatcTTACTCGTGATTACATGCCACCCTAACCTATTTTATGGATCattcaacaaaaatattacccaattgttcatcttcctgtcatgtttttgtatgagacacctaaaattgtgtttggatCATCAACATCCGAGgtcacatatttatttatttattatcagactaaggccggagtggcctgtgctgcacataaaagtctcctccattcagctcggtccatggctgcacttcgccaaccaagcagtctgcggagggtccgcaaatcatcctcaacctgatcgatccaccttgtccgctgtgcacctcgccttcttgttcccgtcggatcgttgtcgagaaccattttcaccggattactgtccgacattctggctacgtgcccggcccaccgcagtcttccgattttcgcggtgtgaacgatggatggttctcccaacagctgatgcaactcgtggttcattcgcctcctccacgtaccgtccgccatctgcaccccaccatagatggtacgcaacactttcctttcgaaaactcccagtgcgcgttggtcttccacgagcatcgtccaggtctcgtgtccgtagagaactaccggtcttataagcattttgtagatagtcagtttgatacggcggcgaactctattcgataaGACGCtccggagtccaaagtacgtacgatttccagccactatgcgcctccgaatttctctgctggtatcgttatcggcggtcaccaatgagcccaagtacacgaattcttcaaccacctcgatttcgtcaccaccgatagaaactcgtggtgggtgacttacattgacctctcttgagcctcttcctatcatgtacttcatcttcgacgtgttgatgactagcccaatccgtttagcttcgcttttcagtctgatgtaggcttcctccatccgctcaaagttacgtgccatgatatcaatgtcgtcggcgaaaccaattaactggacggatttcgtgaaaatcgtaccactcttGTCAATccttgcccttcgtattactccctccaaagcgatgttgaatagcagacacgaaagaccatcaccttgccgtaaccctctacgcgtttcgaagggactcccCCCTTtcgaatgcccctgaaactcgaactacgcacatcaccatcgtcgccttgatcaaccgtatcaaattatccggaaatccgttttcgtgcattagctgccatagctggtcccgatcgattgtatcatatgcggctttgaagtcgataaatagatgatgtgtgggcacgttgtattcgcggcatttctgcaataggTACCTgatgtatggcgaacacctggtctgtggtagagcgttcacccataaatcccgcctggtactgccccacgaactctcttgccaGCCACCACCAATActgcacagagcaagatatTAGGCCTTAACatgcgaacaagttcaaattttgGTTGCCGAATATAAGAATATTATCAAGTATGTTAGGTTCATTACGGATAAATTACAACACCGCATTACTGCGATCggaacagaaaaaatgaccatagATCAAATGAAGTTTGTCTGTGCAAGCGGTGAAGAGTAGCCAATCGGTTCGATCCGCTGATGTGCGGCttattaatcttattttctaTGTAATACTCTTGTAATACATTTTGTAATACTATTTAATACATTTTGTATGTAATAACTCTATCATATTCATCTATATTACGCCACTTTTCTTTCACAAAAAATACTGCCCTAGATGGTGGCCCATATTACCCTGTATAGTCGTGAACATACATtaacctgccctaattccgcgcatcgcctaataccgtggttttcatcaaaaatcagaacctggctatcatggacatcgtattatttgatgaaatgttcaaacatattatgtttgaacatttcaccaaataatgtgatgtccatgatagccaggttctgattttttatgaaaaccacggtattagaCGATGCGCGGAATTTGGGCATGTCACGGTATAAGTCAACtgcatttgaataatttttagaGCTTTTCTGCGTTTTTTGGAACGaattccttaggtggcccatattgccccgatcacccctaaaATTGGTTAAAGCTTTTAGCCAACATAATCTACTTACTCGTCAAATCCTTTTCATAACTATCAAGCAGTTGCTTCCAGCAATCCCTCTCTCCAACCACCAAATGGAGTTTCTTCTGCACTCGATGTAGTATTGCTTGATGGTGTTTCAATGAACGCTTATAGTCCTCCAATTGCTTCTCTAGTTGTTCATTCTCTACCCTGACCTTATCAATGTTTGCTTGAATTTgatgcttttcatttttaacAGAGGTTTTCTCACTTGTCAAAATAACGTCATTTTGCAGAATCTGATCAATATGAGACCGTAGAACGACTGGCGTACAGGCGGATTCCTTCGAGCAAAAGTCAACTGCTAACTTTCGCCAGTCTGCCATTTCTTTTTCCATGTCCTTAACTTTTACGAGAAGAGAAGCAGTGTCGACCTcacttttttcgaaattttccaaCCGACTATTCAAACTGGACACCTGCTCTTCAAGcaacattttgtttccaatTATTCCGTGTAAGTTTTTAAATTCCTCCTTCAAACGAATATTATCCTTTTCGAGTTCAGCATAGTTCGCCAAACGTGAAGTGCTAAGCTTTGACAAATTTTTCCAGTCCTCATAGCTTCCGATTTCATACTCCAAAGATTTTATCTTAGATTCTGCTTCTGAAATTTTTTCCTTAGCATCATCCAACTCCTTTTTGATGGCATCAAAAGAATTGGCTTTCGACTGGAGCGTTTCATTCAACTCTTTGTACGTTTCAAGCTCATCCTGTACGAtcgagagctgatcttcaataTCCAGCATTTGGTGATTCAAATCACGAACTTCAGATTGAAGCTCACCGGTTTCGAAGTTGTATTTCTGTTCCAAATCCTTTAGAGCCCTCCGGAGTTCGTACAATTGATCGTCACTGGATTGCTTGAGGATGTTGAATTGATTTTTGGTCTTGACCAATTCTTCTTTTGCTGATTGTTCACGTTTGCGCACAGATGAAAGATGCTTTTCGAGATCAGACACCTTTTTGACATTATGGGACAATTCTTTTTCCAACGAAGAAATCTTGTGCTGGCTTTTGAGTTGTGACGTCGCCATTTCGGTGTTCTGATGTTCGATTTCTTTCTTCAACATTGTTATCTGCAGGAAAAAGttacaaaaaataaattacaCTCATAAGCAAAATAATGTAGATTCTAGcttaaaaattcaattaaaaatagaacaatttgaatcatttaaattgtTAATGAATCAAATCCCAGGATTTGATaattaat
This genomic interval from Armigeres subalbatus isolate Guangzhou_Male unplaced genomic scaffold, GZ_Asu_2 Contig1318, whole genome shotgun sequence contains the following:
- the LOC134202656 gene encoding mitotic spindle assembly checkpoint protein MAD1-like; amino-acid sequence: MENNRNDNTGSAGNADESLTTETISKRMSFDYMNASFEIGRKKRKLYEMSDISIDGSNIIADDRNASQESLAGSHCSMAVQSPWETRRMKADLIEARSRITMLKKEIEHQNTEMATSQLKSQHKISSLEKELSHNVKKVSDLEKHLSSVRKREQSAKEELVKTKNQFNILKQSSDDQLYELRRALKDLEQKYNFETGELQSEVRDLNHQMLDIEDQLSIVQDELETYKELNETLQSKANSFDAIKKELDDAKEKISEAESKIKSLEYEIGSYEDWKNLSKLSTSRLANYAELEKDNIRLKEEFKNLHGIIGNKMLLEEQVSSLNSRLENFEKSEVDTASLLVKVKDMEKEMADWRKLAVDFCSKESACTPVVLRSHIDQILQNDVILTSEKTSVKNEKHQIQANIDKVRVENEQLEKQLEDYKRSLKHHQAILHRVQKKLHLVVGERDCWKQLLDSYEKDLTINPTNVSNQEAQMRTRIEMLEKQLNGYKELNAKLEGELQSVKSMPDMSMDSALTSEQYEKLRREIDSLRMENERLKKRKEDLELELENVTLRAEINRDRFKVVQFTDSPANEAYEAHRNEIEKLQAEIERLKIRNRRLEEGNEELTMRLNDSNMTMNVMEFNNLKAQVQSLEAKNQHIKEIYKSASNEFREVCYMLFGYRVDRVGNTNYRISSMYAESEEEYLNFCLNESGTVLNMLESAYSESISDMVANCLGTHGSLPAFLSTLTLDLFNRTTVMVQG